A single window of Cumulibacter manganitolerans DNA harbors:
- a CDS encoding DUF4097 family beta strand repeat-containing protein, which produces MSDVRSDLAVSAVSISLPGSVRLRVREIDAEEQPHVHIASADEAVSAVEVDGVLRVRSEQARGCGGDYVLDVAVREPIDLKVAAVRVEVESDVELGRVDLAGAKVAARLGVVDRLKSAAKAGRVEVAEIAGKRAFFASASAEVSVGRSAARVESRTGFGALRIGRLDGPLSARSATGTVEVGSANGDVDVRSGAGAVRIGVREQLPTWLDLYTGTGSVDVRTPPSDPPADGDRYVTVRVATGTGNILIHRADDPAPPAPDPTGSSDDGDAADGLGGDAAGGARDPADGLRGDAAGDAAGGARDPADDRPTDTYTRIDEGADDEHDS; this is translated from the coding sequence ATGAGCGACGTACGCAGTGACCTCGCTGTGTCGGCGGTGTCGATCAGCCTGCCCGGCTCGGTGCGGCTGCGGGTCCGCGAGATCGACGCGGAGGAGCAGCCGCACGTCCACATCGCATCCGCCGACGAGGCCGTCAGCGCCGTGGAGGTCGACGGCGTGCTGCGGGTGCGGAGCGAGCAGGCCCGAGGCTGCGGTGGTGACTACGTCCTCGACGTGGCGGTGCGCGAGCCGATCGACCTGAAGGTCGCCGCGGTGCGTGTCGAGGTCGAGTCCGACGTCGAGCTCGGCAGGGTGGATCTGGCCGGCGCGAAGGTGGCTGCCCGGCTGGGCGTCGTCGACAGGCTGAAGTCCGCCGCGAAGGCGGGGCGGGTCGAGGTGGCGGAGATCGCCGGCAAGCGGGCGTTCTTCGCCTCGGCGTCCGCCGAGGTCTCGGTTGGTAGGTCGGCCGCGCGCGTGGAGTCGCGGACGGGGTTCGGCGCACTCCGCATCGGTCGCCTCGACGGGCCGTTGAGTGCCCGCTCGGCGACCGGGACGGTCGAGGTCGGGTCGGCCAACGGCGACGTCGACGTCCGCAGCGGTGCCGGGGCGGTACGGATCGGCGTCCGCGAGCAGCTGCCGACCTGGCTCGACCTGTACACCGGAACGGGGTCGGTCGACGTGCGGACGCCGCCGAGCGACCCGCCGGCCGACGGCGACCGGTACGTCACGGTGCGGGTCGCGACCGGCACCGGCAACATCCTGATCCACCGCGCCGACGACCCGGCGCCCCCGGCCCCGGACCCGACAGGGTCCTCCGATGACGGCGACGCGGCCGATGGCCTTGGCGGTGACGCTGCCGGTGGCGCCCGCGACCCGGCCGATGGTCTTCGCGGTGACGCTGCCGGCGACGCGGCCGGTGGCGCCCGCGACCCGGCCGATGACCGACCCACTGACACCTACACACGCATTGATGAAGGAGCCGATGATGAGCACGATTCGTAA
- a CDS encoding DUF1707 SHOCT-like domain-containing protein, translating into MSTIRNDDIRVGDREREEMSERLAKAHSLGQLTLDEFDERVVRAHAARTRGELAAIAADLPRERGERSGRRGAGAPGFGRPDFGNDFPRPDFRGGFRRPPAVLRIALMLLVAWIALHVVFGALHLAGMVIGLVFPLVMMLGLGALAFHGIRHLQRSR; encoded by the coding sequence ATGAGCACGATTCGTAACGACGACATCCGGGTGGGCGACCGCGAGCGGGAGGAGATGAGCGAGCGGCTCGCGAAGGCGCACTCGCTCGGTCAGCTCACGCTCGACGAGTTCGACGAGCGGGTGGTGCGCGCGCACGCCGCCCGCACCCGCGGCGAGCTGGCGGCGATCGCCGCGGACCTGCCGCGCGAGCGCGGTGAGCGGTCAGGACGCCGAGGCGCGGGTGCGCCGGGGTTCGGACGTCCCGACTTCGGTAACGACTTCCCGCGGCCGGACTTCCGCGGCGGCTTCCGTCGTCCGCCGGCGGTCCTGCGGATCGCGCTGATGCTGCTCGTGGCTTGGATCGCCCTGCACGTGGTGTTCGGAGCGCTGCACCTCGCCGGCATGGTGATCGGGCTCGTCTTCCCGCTGGTGATGATGCTGGGCCTGGGCGCGCTGGCCTTCCACGGCATCCGCCACCTCCAGCGCTCCCGCTAG
- a CDS encoding MerR family transcriptional regulator has protein sequence MLIGEVAAKSGVSARMLRHYDAMGLVSPTERTSGGYRHYSPADVRRLFHVEGLRSLGLGLHDIAAVLDGAASDPSAVVTELIEHTRARIARETDLLRRLEQVQAASPGAWADVLHTIRLLRGLDADDPSARQRLALSLGFDATGDVATLVEAALSERDTNAAGALDWALARFGDEAVPALCGALESASADRRRRAVEALTKIDTAAAQRALSSALDHPDEFVSGRAALVLGKRAEPAAVPALLALVVRGQDDVEAADVLAALATRLAIGDRITTAVLDALADAGTGGAGNAGGDEGARVRLTEALGGIPDSAARAALTELSRDRNRQVAVTAIALLRSRGDDGMTEDGRETKKPADRNGAAG, from the coding sequence ATGCTGATCGGCGAGGTCGCGGCCAAGTCCGGCGTCAGCGCCCGGATGCTGCGCCACTACGACGCCATGGGGCTGGTCTCGCCCACCGAGCGGACGAGCGGGGGCTACCGGCACTACTCACCGGCCGACGTTCGGCGGCTGTTCCACGTTGAAGGTCTGCGTTCGCTCGGGCTCGGGCTGCACGACATCGCCGCCGTGCTGGACGGCGCGGCGTCCGACCCGTCAGCAGTGGTCACCGAGCTCATCGAGCACACCCGCGCGCGGATCGCTCGCGAGACGGACCTGCTACGCCGGCTCGAGCAGGTTCAGGCCGCGTCACCGGGCGCCTGGGCCGACGTCCTGCACACCATTCGACTGCTCCGCGGGCTGGACGCCGACGACCCGTCCGCGCGCCAGCGGCTCGCGCTGTCGTTGGGCTTCGATGCGACCGGCGATGTCGCGACGCTCGTGGAAGCGGCGCTCAGCGAGCGCGACACCAACGCCGCGGGGGCGCTCGACTGGGCGCTCGCGCGGTTCGGCGACGAGGCGGTTCCCGCCCTCTGCGGTGCGCTCGAATCTGCGAGCGCCGACCGGCGGCGCCGAGCCGTCGAAGCCCTGACCAAGATCGACACCGCCGCTGCCCAGCGCGCCCTGTCCTCAGCGCTCGACCATCCGGACGAGTTCGTCAGCGGCCGCGCCGCGCTGGTGCTCGGCAAGCGTGCCGAACCGGCCGCCGTCCCGGCCCTGCTGGCTCTCGTCGTCCGGGGCCAGGACGATGTCGAGGCGGCCGACGTACTCGCCGCGCTCGCCACGCGGCTCGCCATCGGCGACCGCATCACGACGGCGGTGCTCGACGCACTCGCCGATGCCGGCACCGGCGGCGCAGGGAACGCGGGCGGCGATGAAGGCGCGCGCGTCCGCCTGACCGAGGCGCTCGGGGGCATCCCCGATTCCGCGGCGCGCGCCGCTCTAACGGAGCTCAGCCGCGACCGGAACCGGCAGGTCGCGGTGACCGCGATCGCGCTGCTGCGCTCCCGCGGCGACGACGGCATGACCGAGGACGGCCGCGAAACGAAAAAGCCCGCAGACCGGAACGGTGCTGCGGGCTGA
- a CDS encoding HEAT repeat domain-containing protein, which produces MSQDHPTGTAERLRRAFTAPSSSTRLRAALTAGSTPSSHYIDVLVEQCRTEPDFYVRDMLTWALIRHDSEAVIERLRPELRSDVAQGRSQALHTLSKIGDPVIWPAITRAHLQDDDDEVARAAWRTAVGLVPDDQEGELAEVLATQLARGGPDVQRSLSRALAALGDAARPVVERAKASRTGNVRVHAIATERLMDDPDEGFDAAIAEARRAVALLDAPGLER; this is translated from the coding sequence ATGAGCCAGGACCACCCCACCGGAACAGCCGAGCGGCTGCGACGCGCATTCACGGCGCCGTCGTCCTCGACGCGGTTGCGGGCGGCGCTGACCGCGGGCAGCACACCCAGTTCGCACTACATCGACGTCCTGGTCGAGCAGTGCCGGACCGAGCCGGACTTCTACGTCCGGGACATGCTGACGTGGGCGCTGATCCGGCACGACTCCGAGGCCGTGATCGAGCGGCTGCGTCCCGAGCTGCGGTCGGACGTCGCCCAGGGACGCAGCCAGGCGCTGCACACCCTGTCGAAGATCGGCGATCCGGTGATCTGGCCGGCCATCACCCGAGCGCACCTGCAGGACGACGATGACGAGGTGGCCCGGGCCGCGTGGCGGACCGCGGTCGGTCTCGTCCCGGACGACCAGGAGGGCGAGCTCGCCGAGGTGCTGGCCACCCAGCTCGCTCGGGGCGGCCCCGACGTACAGCGCAGCCTCAGCCGCGCCCTCGCGGCGCTCGGGGACGCCGCGAGACCCGTCGTCGAGCGCGCGAAGGCGAGCCGCACGGGCAACGTACGCGTGCACGCGATCGCTACCGAGCGCCTGATGGACGACCCGGACGAGGGGTTCGACGCGGCGATCGCGGAAGCGCGCCGCGCCGTCGCGCTCCTGGACGCGCCGGGCCTCGAGCGGTGA
- a CDS encoding ABC transporter permease subunit: MLRSVLLKALFDQRRTLLAWAVSFAALEAMYMSFWPSIRDLPTFSDYLDQMPEVLRNLFAMSGADMSTPVGYVQIELFAFMGPILVLLYTIGAGANAIAGEEDSRTLDLLLAQPVSRTRIVLEKLGAMVIGAAVLGAVAALTFLVLGPAFELHVDGDKIAAALTHLVLLGLVFGALALAVGSATGRPGLAKAVAGVAAVAAYVVNGLAPLVDWLEPVQRVSPFYQYGAHDPLRNGISAGGAAVAIGTVVVLAAIAVLTFRRRDVAG, encoded by the coding sequence ATGCTGCGTAGCGTGCTGCTGAAGGCGTTGTTCGACCAGCGCCGCACCCTGCTCGCATGGGCCGTGAGCTTCGCGGCGCTGGAGGCGATGTACATGTCGTTCTGGCCGTCGATCCGCGACCTGCCGACGTTCTCGGACTACCTCGACCAGATGCCGGAGGTGCTGCGCAATCTGTTCGCGATGTCCGGCGCGGACATGAGCACGCCCGTCGGCTACGTGCAGATCGAGCTGTTCGCCTTCATGGGGCCGATCCTGGTGCTGCTGTACACCATCGGCGCCGGCGCGAACGCGATCGCCGGCGAGGAGGACAGCCGCACGCTCGACCTGCTGCTCGCGCAGCCGGTGAGCCGGACCCGGATCGTGCTGGAGAAGCTGGGGGCGATGGTCATCGGCGCGGCGGTGCTGGGCGCCGTCGCGGCGCTCACGTTCCTGGTGCTCGGGCCGGCCTTCGAGCTCCACGTCGACGGCGACAAGATCGCGGCCGCGCTCACGCACCTGGTTCTGCTCGGGCTGGTCTTCGGTGCGCTGGCGCTGGCGGTCGGATCGGCGACCGGGCGGCCCGGCCTGGCCAAGGCGGTGGCCGGCGTCGCGGCGGTCGCGGCGTACGTCGTCAACGGCCTCGCCCCGCTGGTGGACTGGCTCGAGCCGGTGCAGCGGGTCTCGCCGTTCTATCAGTACGGCGCGCACGACCCGCTGCGCAACGGCATCTCGGCCGGCGGGGCGGCCGTCGCGATCGGCACGGTCGTCGTCCTCGCCGCCATCGCCGTACTCACCTTCCGGCGCCGCGACGTCGCCGGCTGA
- a CDS encoding ABC transporter ATP-binding protein, with product MPAESVIRTSGLTKSYGRTPALEDLTLDVAPGEVFGYLGPNGAGKTTTLRLLMGLLRPTRGRAEVLGRDPWREAPQLHRDIGYVSGETSLYDKLTGGQHVEYLSRLRGEPPPVRAGELATQLGVDLARRTRELSKGNRQKLALLLGMMSSPRLLILDEPTSGLDPLAQRSVHDLLREHTMGGGTVLLSSHVLSEVEQIADRVGILRGGRLIAVERLADLRTKSLHHVRIAFSGPIRREDFEPIPSLRELSVSGSELVCQAPQSALDDLMKAAARHHIVDLDCAEAGLEETFLAYYGAQQAIQPSASVAGGGPSDAA from the coding sequence ATGCCCGCTGAATCGGTCATCCGCACGAGCGGCCTGACGAAGAGCTACGGCCGGACGCCGGCGCTGGAGGACCTCACCCTGGACGTGGCTCCGGGTGAGGTCTTCGGCTACCTGGGACCCAACGGTGCGGGGAAGACGACGACGCTGCGGCTGCTCATGGGGCTGCTGCGGCCCACCCGCGGACGGGCCGAGGTGCTCGGCCGGGATCCGTGGCGCGAGGCCCCGCAGCTGCACCGCGACATCGGATACGTCTCGGGCGAGACGTCGCTGTACGACAAGCTGACCGGCGGCCAGCACGTGGAATACCTGTCGCGGCTGCGCGGTGAGCCGCCGCCGGTGCGCGCCGGCGAGCTCGCGACGCAGCTGGGGGTGGACCTGGCGCGTCGTACCCGGGAGCTGTCCAAGGGCAACCGCCAGAAGCTCGCGCTACTGCTGGGCATGATGTCCTCGCCGCGGCTGCTGATCCTCGACGAGCCGACCAGCGGGCTGGACCCGTTGGCGCAGCGCTCGGTGCACGATCTCCTGCGCGAGCACACGATGGGCGGTGGGACGGTACTGCTGAGCTCGCACGTCCTCAGTGAGGTCGAGCAGATCGCCGACCGCGTGGGAATCCTGCGCGGCGGCCGGCTGATCGCCGTCGAGCGCCTCGCCGACCTGCGCACCAAGTCGCTGCACCACGTGCGGATCGCCTTCAGCGGGCCGATCCGGCGAGAGGACTTCGAGCCGATCCCGTCGCTGCGCGAGCTGTCCGTCAGTGGCAGCGAGCTGGTCTGCCAGGCCCCGCAGTCCGCCCTCGACGACCTGATGAAGGCCGCTGCCCGGCATCACATCGTCGATCTGGACTGCGCCGAGGCCGGGCTCGAGGAGACCTTCCTGGCCTACTACGGCGCACAGCAGGCGATACAGCCATCGGCCTCGGTCGCGGGAGGAGGGCCATCCGATGCTGCGTAG
- a CDS encoding thiamine pyrophosphate-dependent enzyme, with protein sequence MTTIAECIVTALADHGVRQVWGVVGDALNPITDAIRRDSRMEWIGVRHEEAGAFAVSAQAQLTGTIGVAVGTVGPGSIHLLNGLYDAKKSHAPVLAICGQVPSSEIGSDFFQEVDNNRLFADVAVFARTVTSAEQMPLMLEQAVNAAYAESGVAVLTLPGDLGELSMPKGARVPTFAPPARWAAAPAAQIDEALGAIGNAAKVTLLVGIGAREARAEVLELARILQAPMVLTLKAKEALEHENPYQVGQSGLIGNPAAVQALDDADLLVMLGTDFPYREWYPEGTPAVQLDARQSHIGRRTAVAHALVGDVRQTLVALLPRLAERSDSAHLDAATERYADWQESQRKLIDPDFDDRSLLTKARSVFDNPDDRIRPEALAAAIDQHASADAILTSDTGMSTVWLSRFVQMGPGRRLIGSYNLGSMANAMPQALGAQALDRHRQVIAFCGDGGLMMLLGDLRTAVTYDLPVKLMVFNNGRLGMVKLEQEQGGLPEFGTQLDNPDLAAVAQAMGLQARRVEDPASVPGDVSWALATPGPVLLDVRTNPDEISVPGKVKVAQGWGFAIAKMKEQLSSR encoded by the coding sequence ATGACCACCATCGCCGAGTGCATCGTCACGGCCCTCGCCGACCACGGCGTCCGGCAGGTGTGGGGCGTCGTCGGCGACGCGCTCAACCCGATCACCGACGCGATCCGCCGCGACTCGCGGATGGAGTGGATCGGCGTCCGCCACGAGGAGGCCGGCGCCTTCGCGGTGTCGGCGCAGGCGCAGCTGACCGGGACGATCGGCGTCGCGGTGGGCACGGTGGGGCCCGGCTCGATCCACCTGCTCAACGGGCTGTACGACGCGAAGAAGTCGCACGCGCCGGTGCTCGCGATCTGCGGCCAGGTGCCCAGCTCGGAGATCGGCAGCGACTTCTTCCAGGAGGTCGACAACAACCGGCTGTTCGCGGACGTCGCGGTGTTCGCGCGGACCGTGACGAGCGCCGAGCAGATGCCGCTGATGCTCGAGCAGGCGGTGAACGCCGCCTACGCGGAGTCCGGCGTCGCGGTGCTCACCCTGCCGGGCGACCTCGGCGAGCTGAGCATGCCCAAGGGCGCCCGCGTCCCGACGTTCGCTCCCCCGGCGCGGTGGGCCGCGGCACCGGCCGCCCAGATCGACGAGGCGCTCGGCGCGATCGGCAACGCCGCGAAGGTGACGCTGCTCGTCGGCATCGGTGCCCGCGAGGCCCGCGCCGAGGTGCTCGAGCTGGCGCGCATCCTGCAGGCGCCGATGGTGCTGACGCTGAAGGCGAAGGAGGCGCTCGAGCACGAGAACCCGTACCAGGTGGGCCAGTCCGGGTTGATCGGCAACCCGGCCGCGGTGCAGGCGCTGGACGACGCCGACCTGCTGGTCATGCTGGGGACCGACTTCCCCTATCGCGAGTGGTACCCGGAGGGCACTCCCGCCGTCCAGCTCGACGCCCGGCAGTCGCACATCGGACGACGTACCGCCGTCGCGCATGCCCTCGTCGGCGACGTCCGGCAGACGCTCGTGGCGCTGCTCCCGCGGCTGGCCGAGCGGTCGGACAGCGCGCACCTGGACGCAGCGACCGAGCGGTACGCGGACTGGCAGGAGAGCCAGCGCAAGCTGATCGACCCGGACTTCGACGACCGCTCGCTGCTGACGAAGGCGCGCAGCGTCTTCGACAACCCGGACGACCGGATCCGGCCCGAGGCGCTGGCGGCGGCGATCGACCAGCATGCCAGCGCCGACGCGATCCTGACCAGTGACACCGGGATGTCGACCGTGTGGCTCTCGCGGTTCGTGCAGATGGGCCCGGGTCGGCGGCTCATCGGCTCGTACAACCTCGGCTCGATGGCCAACGCGATGCCGCAGGCACTCGGCGCGCAGGCGCTGGACCGGCACCGTCAGGTGATCGCGTTCTGCGGGGACGGCGGCCTGATGATGCTGCTGGGCGATCTGCGGACGGCGGTCACCTACGACCTGCCGGTGAAGCTGATGGTCTTCAACAACGGCCGGCTCGGCATGGTCAAGCTCGAGCAGGAGCAGGGCGGCCTGCCGGAGTTCGGCACCCAGCTGGACAACCCCGACCTCGCTGCCGTCGCGCAGGCGATGGGGCTGCAGGCGCGCCGCGTCGAGGATCCGGCCTCGGTGCCGGGCGACGTCTCGTGGGCGCTGGCGACCCCCGGGCCGGTGCTGCTCGACGTCCGCACGAACCCCGACGAGATCTCGGTGCCGGGCAAGGTGAAGGTCGCCCAGGGGTGGGGCTTCGCGATCGCCAAGATGAAGGAGCAGCTCTCCAGCCGGTAA
- a CDS encoding FMN-binding glutamate synthase family protein, translating into MTRSSSVRSVLAALGAAVGGLAARDLAQKKHSILRNYPVVGHLRYLLEDIRPEIQQYFIERDWDGRPFDRDIRTIIYERAKGIHGEQAFGTERDVNAMGYEYLVHSIAPVTAPDTPPRVRIGGPDCAQPYSMSLLNVSAMSFGALSPNAIRALNKGAAMGGFAHDTGEGGLSKYHEENGGDLVWEIGTGYFGCRTKDGGFDPHQFAEKARKDQVKCVSLKLSQGAKPGIGGVLPGPKVSQEIAEARGVPVGEKCVSPPGHKVFSTPVELIEFIARMRELSGGKPAGFKLCVGSREQVLAICKAIREVGTAPDFIIVDGSEGGTGAAPLEFEDHVGMPLTQGLMLVHNALVGTGLREHIKVGASGKIAAGNDIVKRLIQGADYTNAARAMMMAVGCVQAQRCQTNTCPTGVATQDPRRNRALNVPDKSERAYRFQKSSVEEAVSIMAAMGVRDPADLRPSMLRRNVTETETASYAELFGWLQPGELLEQPPASWADDWAHARADSFGTDLRSTVHGSR; encoded by the coding sequence ATGACCCGTAGCAGCTCCGTTCGTTCCGTGCTCGCGGCACTGGGCGCCGCCGTCGGTGGGCTCGCCGCGCGCGACCTGGCGCAGAAGAAGCACAGCATCCTGCGCAACTACCCCGTCGTGGGGCATCTGCGCTACCTGCTCGAGGACATCCGGCCCGAGATCCAGCAGTACTTCATCGAGCGCGACTGGGACGGACGGCCGTTCGACCGGGACATCCGGACGATCATCTACGAGCGCGCCAAGGGCATCCACGGCGAGCAGGCCTTCGGGACCGAGCGGGACGTCAACGCGATGGGCTACGAGTACCTCGTGCACTCCATCGCCCCCGTGACGGCGCCGGACACGCCCCCGCGGGTCCGCATCGGTGGCCCGGACTGCGCGCAGCCGTACTCGATGTCCCTGCTGAACGTCTCGGCGATGAGCTTCGGCGCCCTGTCGCCGAATGCGATCCGGGCCTTGAACAAGGGCGCCGCGATGGGCGGGTTCGCCCACGACACCGGCGAGGGCGGCCTGTCGAAGTACCACGAGGAGAACGGCGGCGACCTGGTGTGGGAGATCGGCACCGGGTACTTCGGGTGCCGCACCAAGGACGGCGGCTTCGACCCGCACCAGTTCGCCGAGAAGGCGCGGAAGGACCAGGTGAAGTGCGTCTCGCTGAAGCTCAGCCAGGGCGCCAAGCCGGGGATCGGCGGCGTCCTGCCGGGGCCCAAGGTGAGCCAGGAGATCGCGGAGGCCCGCGGCGTCCCCGTCGGGGAGAAGTGCGTCAGCCCACCCGGGCACAAGGTGTTCTCGACGCCGGTGGAGCTGATCGAGTTCATCGCGCGGATGCGTGAGCTCTCCGGCGGCAAGCCGGCCGGCTTCAAGCTGTGCGTGGGCTCTCGCGAGCAGGTGCTGGCGATCTGCAAGGCGATCCGGGAGGTCGGCACCGCCCCCGACTTCATCATCGTGGACGGCTCGGAGGGCGGTACCGGCGCGGCGCCCCTGGAGTTCGAGGACCACGTCGGCATGCCGCTCACCCAGGGCCTGATGCTGGTGCACAACGCGCTGGTCGGCACCGGGCTGCGCGAGCACATCAAGGTGGGCGCCTCGGGCAAGATCGCGGCCGGCAACGACATCGTGAAGCGGCTGATCCAGGGCGCGGACTATACGAACGCCGCCCGAGCGATGATGATGGCGGTGGGCTGCGTACAGGCGCAGCGCTGCCAGACCAACACCTGCCCGACCGGCGTCGCCACCCAGGATCCGCGACGCAACCGGGCGCTGAACGTGCCGGACAAGAGCGAACGGGCGTACCGGTTCCAGAAGTCGAGCGTGGAGGAGGCGGTCAGCATCATGGCGGCGATGGGCGTGCGTGACCCGGCGGACCTGCGTCCGTCGATGCTGCGGCGCAACGTGACCGAGACCGAGACCGCGTCGTACGCCGAGCTGTTCGGCTGGCTGCAGCCGGGCGAGCTGCTCGAGCAGCCACCGGCGTCCTGGGCGGACGACTGGGCGCACGCGCGCGCCGACAGCTTCGGCACCGATCTCCGCTCGACCGTCCACGGGAGCCGCTGA
- a CDS encoding class II glutamine amidotransferase, with protein MCRLFGLTAGRTRVAATFWLLGAPDSLRAQGHANPDGTGLGTFDERGRPQVEKEPIAAYVDASFATAARKRHSATFVAHVRRSTGTPVCTENTHPFTLDGRIFAHNGSVGDLPRLEAHLGADLARVRGDTDSERVLALITRQIAATGDVHDGIVSAVGWIVDNLPVRSLNFVLIEQHDLWALRLPETNELWMLDRRDGDEPLDHRSSLGTRVHSDHLDGTASVVIASEPLDEGRWRLLEAGELMHVDPDLRINRTAIRRDHPAAPASPREEVR; from the coding sequence ATGTGCCGGTTGTTCGGGCTGACCGCGGGCCGCACGCGGGTGGCAGCGACGTTCTGGCTGCTCGGCGCGCCCGACAGCCTCCGGGCTCAGGGGCACGCGAACCCGGACGGCACCGGCCTGGGCACCTTCGACGAGCGGGGCCGGCCCCAGGTGGAGAAGGAGCCCATCGCGGCGTACGTCGACGCGTCCTTCGCGACGGCGGCGCGAAAGCGGCACAGCGCGACGTTCGTCGCGCACGTGCGCCGGTCCACCGGGACGCCGGTGTGCACCGAGAACACCCACCCGTTCACGCTGGACGGGCGGATCTTCGCGCACAACGGAAGCGTCGGCGACCTGCCGAGGCTGGAGGCGCATCTCGGTGCGGATCTGGCCCGGGTGCGCGGCGACACGGACTCCGAGCGGGTGCTCGCGCTCATCACCCGGCAGATTGCCGCGACCGGCGACGTCCACGACGGGATCGTCTCGGCCGTGGGCTGGATCGTCGACAACCTGCCGGTGCGCTCGCTGAACTTCGTCCTGATCGAGCAGCACGACCTGTGGGCGCTGCGGCTCCCGGAGACGAACGAGCTGTGGATGCTGGATCGCCGCGACGGCGACGAGCCGCTCGATCACCGCAGCTCCCTCGGCACCCGCGTGCACAGTGACCATCTCGACGGCACCGCCTCGGTGGTGATCGCCAGCGAGCCACTCGACGAAGGCCGCTGGCGACTGCTCGAGGCCGGCGAGCTGATGCACGTCGACCCCGATCTCCGCATCAACCGGACCGCGATCCGGCGCGACCACCCTGCCGCGCCGGCATCGCCCAGAGAGGAAGTTCGATGA
- a CDS encoding MFS transporter, which yields MSTQETAGPAARMTGEQRKLLVAILVPLFMSLLSISIVNVTLPTMQTSLRASDQAIQWVLSGYTLAFGVVMVAAGRAGDLYGRGRLFMGGLVVFGLGSLLSGLAPDPVVLNLARVLMGLGSGLLSPQGVGMIQQFFSGKARGIAFGMFGSVVGVSVAIGPVLGGVLVLGFGDQWGWRTAMLINVPIAAIAMVVGRIWMPSAAWTGPAAADRAQTGPRPKVDLDPVGVALLGVAILFIMLPFLERSIGPAIYVLLVVGAALIVVWVRWERRYAARGGAPMVDLQLFRTPSFAYGSTLAGVFFMGLTSVWVVSALYLQNGLGFSALASGLMGVPSAVFSAIVPQITGRIVFTYGRKLVVAGIGVALIGVVASIGIVLAHESHGISPWWLMLTLSFIGISQGMVISPNQALTLAEVPVEYAGSSGGIMSTGQRVGTAIGIAIITAAFFVALDRGYDTAFIAAYGAIGVFIALAGVVGLIDLASGRARRRVAQREPA from the coding sequence GTGAGCACGCAGGAGACGGCGGGGCCGGCCGCACGCATGACCGGTGAGCAGCGCAAGCTGCTGGTCGCGATCCTCGTCCCGCTGTTCATGTCGCTGCTGAGCATCTCGATCGTCAACGTCACGCTGCCGACCATGCAGACCTCGCTCCGCGCGTCCGACCAGGCGATCCAGTGGGTGCTCTCGGGCTACACGCTCGCCTTCGGCGTGGTGATGGTGGCGGCCGGTCGGGCCGGGGACCTGTACGGGCGCGGGCGGCTGTTCATGGGCGGCCTCGTCGTGTTCGGCCTCGGCTCGCTGCTGTCCGGTCTGGCGCCCGATCCCGTGGTGCTCAACCTCGCCCGGGTCCTAATGGGGCTCGGCTCCGGTCTGCTCAGCCCGCAGGGCGTCGGGATGATCCAGCAGTTCTTCTCCGGCAAGGCGCGCGGCATCGCGTTCGGGATGTTCGGCAGCGTCGTCGGCGTCTCGGTCGCGATCGGGCCGGTGCTCGGCGGCGTGCTGGTGCTGGGCTTCGGCGACCAGTGGGGCTGGCGGACGGCGATGCTCATCAACGTCCCGATCGCGGCGATCGCGATGGTCGTCGGCCGGATCTGGATGCCATCCGCCGCCTGGACCGGGCCGGCGGCGGCCGATCGCGCGCAGACCGGCCCGCGCCCCAAGGTCGACCTCGACCCGGTCGGCGTCGCGCTGCTCGGCGTGGCGATCCTGTTCATCATGCTGCCGTTCCTCGAGCGCAGCATCGGACCGGCGATCTACGTGCTGCTCGTGGTAGGAGCCGCGTTGATCGTCGTGTGGGTGCGCTGGGAACGGCGGTACGCCGCCCGCGGCGGCGCGCCGATGGTCGACCTGCAGCTGTTCCGCACGCCCAGCTTCGCCTACGGCTCCACGCTGGCGGGCGTGTTCTTCATGGGCCTGACCAGCGTGTGGGTGGTCAGCGCGCTGTACCTGCAGAACGGCCTCGGCTTCAGTGCGCTGGCGAGCGGCCTGATGGGCGTGCCGTCGGCGGTCTTCTCGGCGATCGTCCCGCAGATCACCGGGCGCATCGTGTTCACCTACGGCCGCAAGCTGGTCGTCGCCGGAATCGGCGTGGCCCTGATCGGCGTGGTGGCCTCGATCGGCATCGTGCTCGCGCACGAGTCGCACGGCATCAGCCCGTGGTGGCTGATGCTGACCTTGTCGTTCATCGGCATCTCGCAGGGCATGGTCATCAGCCCCAACCAGGCGCTCACTCTCGCCGAGGTGCCCGTCGAGTACGCCGGAAGCTCCGGCGGCATCATGTCGACCGGCCAGCGCGTCGGCACGGCCATCGGCATCGCGATCATCACCGCCGCGTTCTTCGTCGCGCTCGACCGCGGGTACGACACGGCCTTCATCGCGGCGTACGGCGCGATCGGGGTGTTCATCGCCCTCGCCGGCGTGGTCGGCCTGATCGATCTGGCCAGCGGCCGCGCCCGCCGTCGCGTCGCGCAGCGCGAGCCGGCCTGA